One Drechmeria coniospora strain ARSEF 6962 chromosome 01, whole genome shotgun sequence genomic region harbors:
- a CDS encoding ubiquinol-cytochrome c reductase iron-sulfur subunit, protein MTMATFSTASRVCLRSAVRQPIVPAVRSLSTTAVRADNSATTSYTSPFKGSEHKGNKIPDFGKYISKSAPANNKLFSYFMVGAMGALTAAGAKSTVQEFLVSMSASSDVLAMAKVEVDLNAIPEGKNVIIKWRGKPVFIRHRTQSEIDQANAVNVSSLRDPQADDDRVKKPEWLIMLGVCTHLGCVPIGEAGDFGGWFCPCHGSHYDISGRIRKGPAPLNLEIPEYDFPEDGLLIIG, encoded by the exons atgacgatggcgacgttCTCGACCGCTTCTCGCGTGTGCCTGCGCTCCGCCGTCCGGCAGCCAATCGTGCCGGCGGTGCGTTCGCTCAGCACCACGGCCGTCCGGGCCGACAACAGCGCCACGACTTCGTACACGAGCCCCTTCAAGGGCAGCGAGCACAAGGGCAACAAGATCCCCGACTTTGGAAAGTACATTTCCAAGAGCGCCCCGGCGAACAACAAGCTGTTTTCCTACTTCATGGTCGGCGCCATGGGTGCCttgacggccgccggcgcgaaGAGCACCGTTCAAG AATTCCTTGTCAgcatgtcggcgtcgtccgaTGTCCTagccatggccaaggtcgaggtTGACCTGAACGCCATCCCCGAGGGCAAGAAT GTAATCATCAAGTGGCGTGGCAAGCCCGTCTTCATCCGACACCGAACCCAGAGCGAGATCGACCAGGCCAACGCGGTCAATGTGTCGTCTCTTCGTGACCcccaggccgacgacgaccgtgTCAAGAAGCCCGAGTGGCTGATCATGTTGG GCGTCTGCACGCACTTGGGTTGCGTTCccatcggcgaggccggcgacttTGGCGGCTGGTTCTGCCCCTGCCACGGCTCTCACTACGACATCTCCGGCCGGATAAGAAAGGGACCTGCTCCCCTCAACCTCGAGATTCCCGAGTACGACTTCCCCGAGGACGGTCTGCTGATCATCGGCTAA